In the genome of Amyelois transitella isolate CPQ chromosome 25, ilAmyTran1.1, whole genome shotgun sequence, one region contains:
- the LOC132901728 gene encoding uncharacterized protein LOC132901728, which produces MTTNDAVSGIKPPANLQIDSDKSTCWKNWLQQFEWYAIAVQLDKKPADVQAATFMAVIGPEAIEIYNSFNLSDAEKKNLAAIKNRFKEYFAPKTNISFERYIFFKIEQNEDEHFNEFLTRIKTQAIKCEFDNLLDEMLKDKIVFGIRSNQVREKLLTEDKLDLTKAINICKTSEQASKQLDEFESKNKTDKVLVVKNKSVKNKENENFDCKRCGTNHKRRECPAFNKPCTKCNKNGHFAKMCRTKNYNPKLKNKVNTVEEMSDCSEDEVYISAVSGGDKKDWTETIQVGKIKFDAKLDTGAQCNVLPRHLMNKLKASLKPSRTKNLISYTEDKMAVLGEAELLCKIKNEKRNIIFKIVKEKVTPILGLDTCEKLELIARVKTLKESECKNDIFEGLGCYKNFEYDIDLIENPRLEIRPSRRIPHAIRDELMD; this is translated from the exons ATGACTACGAACGACGCAGTATCTGGAATAAAGCCGCCGGCCAACCTACAAATTGACTCGGACAAATCAACGTGTTGGAAAAACTGGTTACAACAGTTTGAGTGGTATGCAATTGCTGTTCAGCTAGATAAAAAGCCAGCCGATGTCCAGGCAGCAACATTTATGGCAGTAATAGGCCCAGAAGCGATCGAAATATACAATAGTTTCAATCTGAGCGatgcagaaaaaaaaaacctggcCGCCATTAAAAACAGGTTCAAAGAGTATTTTGcaccaaaaacaaatatatcattcgaaagatatatattttttaagattgaaCAAAATGAAGATGAACATtttaacgaatttttaacccgAATAAAAACTCAGGCAATCAAATGCGAATTTGACAATTTACTGGACGAAATGTTAAAGGACAAAATAGTTTTTGGTATCCGATCCAATCAAGTCAGAGAGAAATTGTTGACAGAGGATAAATTAGACTTAACCAAAGCTATCAATATCTGTAAAACTAGTGAACAAGCGTCCAAACAATTAGATGAGtttgaaagcaaaaataaaacagataaaGTACTAGTAGTCAAAAACAAGAGTgtcaaaaacaaagaaaatgaaaattttgactGCAAAAGGTGTGGTACAAATCACAAACGCAGAGAATGTCCAGCATTTAACAAACCCTGTACCAAGTGCAACAAAAATGGCCACTTTGCCAAAATGTGCCGCACAAAGAACTATAatcctaaattaaaaaataaagtgaacACTGTAGAAGAAATGTCAGATTGTTCAGAAGACGAGGTATATATATCAGCTGTAAGTGGTGGAGATAAGAAAGACTGGACAGAAACAATACAAgttggtaaaataaaatttgatgccAAATTAGACACAGGAGCACAATGCAATGTGTTACCGAGACACTTAATGAACAAACTAAAGGCAAGTCTGAAACCAAGccgaacaaaaaatttaataagttataCAGAAGATAAAATGGCAGTTCTAGGCGAAGCAGAGTtactttgtaaaataaaaaatgaaaaaagaaacataatatTCAAGATAGTTAAAGAAAAAGTTACACCAATTCTAGGACTTGATACATGTGAAAAATTAGAACTTATTGCACGAGTGAAAACACTGAAGGAAAGTGAATGTAAAAATGATATCTTCGAAGGCTTAGGATGTTATAAAAACTTTGAATACGATATTGACCTTATTGAGAACCCAAGACTGGAAATTAGACCGTCAAGAAGAATTCCACATGCTATAAGAGACGAG CTAATGGACTAG